The following proteins are co-located in the Theropithecus gelada isolate Dixy chromosome 19, Tgel_1.0, whole genome shotgun sequence genome:
- the KLK14 gene encoding kallikrein-14: MLLRVLGSGTWPSAPKMFLLLTALQVLAIDMTRSQEDENKIIGGYTCTRSSQPWQAALLAGPGRRFLCGGALLSDQWVITAAHCGRPILQVALGKHNLRRWEATQQVLRVVRQVTHPNYNSRTHKNDLMLLRLQQPARIGRAVRPIEVAQACASPGTSCRVSGWGTISSPIARYPASLQCVNINISPDEVCQKAYSKAITPGMVCAGVPQGGKDSCQGDSGGPLVCRGQLQGLVSWGMERCALPGYPGVYTNLCKYRSWIEETMRHK; this comes from the exons ATGTTGCTGAGGGTCTTGGGCTCTGG AACCTGGCCCTCAGCCCCTAAAATGTTCCTCCTGCTGACAGCACTTCAAGTCCTGGCTATAG ACATGACACGGAGCCAAGAGGATGAGAACAAGATAATTGGTGGCTATACATGCACCCGGAGCTCCCAGCCGTGGCAGGCGGCCCTGCTGGCGGGTCCCGGGCGCCGCTTCCTCTGCGGAGGTGCCCTGCTTTCAGACCAGTGGGTCATCACCGCTGCTCACTGCGGCCGCCC GATCCTTCAGGTTGCCCTGGGTAAACACAACCTGAGGAGGTGGGAGGCCACCCAGCAGGTGCTGCGCGTGGTTCGCCAGGTGACGCACCCCAACTACAACTCCCGGACCCACAAAAACGACCTCATGCTGCTGCGGCTCCAGCAGCCCGCGCGGATCGGGAGGGCAGTCAGGCCCATTGAGGTCGCCCAGGCCTGTGCCAGCCCCGGGACCTCCTGCCGAGTGTCAGGCTGGGGAACTATATCCAGCCCCATCG CCAGGTACCCCGCCTCTCTGCAATGTGTGAACATCAACATCTCACCGGATGAGGTGTGCCAGAAGGCCTATTCTAAAGCCATCACGCCTGGCATGGTCTGTGCAGGAGTTCCCCAGGGCGGGAAGGACTCTTGTCAG GGTGACTCTGGGGGACCCCTGGTGTGCAGAGGACAGCTCCAGGGCCTGGTGTCTTGGGGAATGGAGCGCTGCGCCCTGCCTGGCTACCCTGGTGTCTACACCAACCTGTGCAAGTACCGAAGCTGGATTGAGGAAACGATGCGGCACAAATGA